A single genomic interval of Spinacia oleracea cultivar Varoflay chromosome 6, BTI_SOV_V1, whole genome shotgun sequence harbors:
- the LOC110792537 gene encoding uncharacterized protein, translated as MAMNVGFRNVVKSNANQSSVRSYERSKSPRLRWTDDLHDCFLRAVKKLGGEDRATPNMILRAMEVNGITVSHVKSHLQMHRSKRHESLIHEALNAAEKSGKDREIIEQLPELMKLTTSRAVSRREDRLQQLKGSLIKNALDTHFLGDHDHHPVELQLSLSNAFPPTKTVVVHMPREDRKRSSGPESSKATSAKGKEKVATDDEFAVMGADLSLCICNDDEDNDISLDLSL; from the exons ATGGCGATGAATGTAGGTTTTAGAAATGTTGTTAAATCTAATGCAAATCAAAGTAGTGTAAGGTCTTATGAAAGATCGAAAAGTCCGAGACTTCGATGGACTGACGATCTTCACGATTGTTTTTTGCGTGCTGTTAAGAAACTTGGTGGAGAAGACA GGGCTACCCCTAACATGATTTTGCGAGCAATGGAAGTAAATGGAATTACCGTGTCTCATGTAAAAAGCCATTTACAG ATGCACCGAAGCAAGAGGCATGAATCATTAATTCATG AAGCCCTAAATGCAGCTGAGAAAAGTGGGAAAGACAGGGAAATCATTGAGCAACTCCCTGAGCTTATGAAGTTGACCACCTCTCGTGCAGTATCTCGTAGGGAGGATCGTCTACAACAACTCAAGGGTTCACTAATTAAAAACGCCCTCGACACCCACTTTCTCGGTGATCATGATCACCACCCAGTAGAGCTGCAACTATCTCTCTCTAATGCATTTCCACCAACAAAAACCGTCGTAGTTCATATGCCAAGAGAAGACAGAAAGAGGTCGTCTGGTCCAGAAAGTTCCAAAGCGACGTCGGCCAAGGGGAAGGAGAAAGTGGCAACCGATGATGAATTTGCTGTTATGGGTGCAGATCTGAGTCTTTGTATTTGCAATGATGATGAAGATAATGACATCTCATTAGACCTTTCCCTTTAA